Within the Vigna angularis cultivar LongXiaoDou No.4 chromosome 10, ASM1680809v1, whole genome shotgun sequence genome, the region AGGTCTAGCCAAGGAACTAAGGGTGCAAGATCAAATTGTCACAGTCTATTGTGACAGTAATAGTGTTATACAGTCCAAGAACCAAGTCTACCGTGAAAGAACTAAGTATATTGATGTGAATCTGCATTTTGTAAAAGAGGAGATTGCACGAGGGTCTGTAAAGGTGATGAAGGTCTCAATTAAGTTTGTAATACTTATAGGCAAATAACAACTCATACTCAGAAGATTTATGTTTAACCAAGTGGGGATTTGTGAAGAATTGGCTGAGTAAAATCTTGTTTAGAAGGTTCGTAGACCGTCTAACATGTCTTAGATGATTATGTGATTATATGCATTAGTACATATGAGTAGATGACTAGTCTTACAGAGTCTACTGAGGCATGTGCAATTTGTTAGAATCCTCTAATGAGATCTTCTCTACTCAGTTCTGTTTTGAGATGCATTATTGATGTGTCTTCCAAATCGGTGTGTCTCATATCATGCATGTCAGTTATAACAACAAGTCAGCTGCAACATTAATAGTATCATTCAGGTGGTGTGcctattttataacaaattttgaaCGGAAGTTGCTGCCAGTGCAGATAAATAATCCTGATGCAAAACTATATCAacagaaaaatatgtaaatataaggCTCCAGTTTTTATATCCacaatttgaaaaaacaaatcCTGCATGTGCATGTATTGAACATGTGTTAACACAAATGCAAGTTACTCAACCAGCAGATTTGGACAAAATAACATGTAATCCATGTAATGCACGTCATAGAGGTAAAACCAGACTAGTTGCGAAATTTCGTTGTCAACTAACCTGGTATCTACGTTTATTCTGAGAGACGATATGGCGTGCTTTGACCTGGACAGCTTTTACTGCACTCTTGGAAGAGTCCATCAACCCTTTGGCGAAGGattcaattaaattagattGATCAGGTCCCGAATTGACTGGAGCAGCAGTTTCTTTTGACTGCGTTCGCAATCCAAGCCCACCAGTCAGGCGAGCAAAAGCTGATATGCCTGTGTTATCGGTCTGTGAATCCTGTTGTGCTTGTCCAAGGCCAAGGCCTGGAAATTTCAGATGTTTTGTCCATAATGACATGCCAGAAGCAGATAACGTTGATGGTGAATCATGTGCATTGTTGATCTGTCCTGTTACTTTGGTTGAGTGTTGTTCTTCAGCACTAGAAACTGGAGGAGTAGGTTGAGATGAAGAATAAGCAGAAGCTGGTTCCATGAGTCACTCAAATGCAGTTCTGCAAAGCGTAGAACCAATCTAAGTGAAGAGCAATTTACCTTTAACCAGCTAACAGCAAACTAActaagtaataaataaattaacacaCGTCATACAATGTTGGTGGGAAAATTACAATATGATAATACCCAAAGAAAAACACCTACTCCACACAAGCTAATTAGTCTCATAATCTAAGCGGTTGTCCGATAAATTAACTGGATGGGAGCATAAATTGAACCAAAGCAGGGCAAAAACGTCGGCGGCGTCGGGAATGTAAACAGAGGGATCTGAAAATGGAGTCTCCGGTAATACAGATTAAGCAGATTTTCGattgaagaaaacaataattatattaatttgtaaatattgcAGATACTCATTCACATCATAGATTCAACAAATGGAAAAGGCAGGAGCAGTGGATCGCTTACGGTGAGTCGATGTTGATGCACACTATTCGATCTGTTTTGCAGAGAACAAAGGCTTTGTTAAGGGGAAACACACGATTTGCGAGTTTGGGAATTGGATCAATGCAGTTTGATTGAGGTCATAAGCAATTACACATCGGAAATCAAAGGGAAAAATGAAATGAACAGCTGCGGACCGTTGCTTATTTGACAATCCACCGTGGCAccattttatcataataaataattataaattagagTAGCTACAATGATGAATTAAAATCAAACCTCAtccatttttgtttcttcttttcgatcgcttcaataatttctttccacgtaaaatattaaaatagaatgtaTATCTAAACTTTCATATTTTGCGAACAAATAATTTGTCCCTCAAATTGTACTCTTCAATAGGAcaacaaataatttatcttGTTTAATGGGTAAGTtactgaaagaaaaaatagcTATAGCCAGATGTTggatatgattttaaaaatacttttgaacttttagaaatattttcattgggtgcttgaaaaaaaaaatagttagcACATGTAAATGAAACGAATGAGACAGTGTAACTATTGGTTCACCTAATATTAGGGTTTGATATTGTTTTCCTTTGcaattttaaaggttaaacCAATCAATCATATATGTTGATACTTTTCATTTACTCAAATATAAAAGAACATTCATACttattcttttatcttcttataatatataaaatacaagtATTCTTTTAATTACTAAAGTTACGTACATAATCTTATTCATGACCTTATAAtaaagtttgtttaaaaataattgtaaagaAATTCTTACTCAGGATAATATAATGTGTAAAATTCTACTAACACttatattacttaaaattaaaataatataaacataatatttgtaaccacattcataaagattttaatatatatatatatatatatatatatatatatatatatatatatatatatgatttggATTGTAACTTGAGAGTATATTATAGAATCAACTTATGAAAATGTAGATATAAAATATCTCTCAAGAAGGTTTAAACTCAAATGATGAACAAATTTAATACTAACTCCATCACTAAGAGAAATATTGATAAATAGCAAACCAATTAtcgacaaaagaaaaaaaaaatgagtgtaACATTAACCTATGAATCATTATTTTTGGTTGAAAAACAGAAACTACTAACATAATTAGCAACAACAATAAATATGAAGGACATCGAAAAAGTAATTAAAGCAAAGTCATCAATATCAAAGACAAATTCAGAAGAAGAAAACCCTCAGTTTTTTTACATCCTATTTGTttgattgaaagaagaaaaaaatgtaataacattcaaaaaaagaaaaggaaacaaagaAGAATAGAAGACGTGACAAcactcaaaacaagataaagaaaagaagacaaagaagaaaagaagatatgACAGCATTCAGAAAAAGAAGATTTCccataaagtttgaaaaataaaaagagaagaagacaaGAAGTTCATCATGAGaagtttgataaaaagaaaatatttaaaagttaggATAAAAATGTAAGAGGTTAAAGGGTATTATTGTAAAATAGGTAATATCTAGTGTGTTCTATTATATCTATAAATAAGAACATCTAACTGAGAAGGGAGAGTTTTGGTTGTGagaaataaatgtataaatttcatatattagaGGTGTAAGAGTTTTATGAAGAAATGTTTACAAGATTTAGTTCTTTAAGTCCTCCCTTTCATAAAAACTGTAAgttctattttgttttcattatgaCAATACTTTTTGTATGTTCAGCTTCCattgtattatgtttttatcttctttttatttagCTTCTTtctattattctaaaaatagatattgttatcaatatatatatatatatatatatatatatatatatatatatatatatatatatatatatatatatatatatatatatatataattggtgTTCATCAATTGGTCTCGGAGATTGGCTCCAAGAGTGTACTAGTTAGTTTTGCCAATGTGATTTGGGTACATATCGACATATATTCAACTAGAATCAAGTTCTATGTTATGATGATCAAAGGATATTTAGACATAAAAAGTacaaaatagatatatttttcttagtatatatttttcattgttcatatttataataattataaatttaaataaggtGAAATACActtgaaaaataatttctatcaaataacaattttcatgtttatatatattttaattaataacattgaaatatttaatttttattatttttacgatgtatcttaataatttttggTCGACCACATTCTCTTTGGCAATATCTTTGGTAGAAAAGTCCATTacctataaataatttttgttaataaaatacattttaatataaaatgaaatttgtataGAATGAATAACATGATCGTGATAATGGAAGTCTAAATTTTTTCGAAGCAACCATTGCCAAAAGAAATACCTCTCatttcttaaaaagaaatgtGTTAAAGTCTTTGGAAAATACAGTATTATTATGCTAAAGTCAAAGGTGTATATGGTTTTATAAAATAGAGTCTATGGATTGGGTAATGTTAAAACCGTTAATCCGGTTCAGTAAGATGTGGACCGGAGAGAGATCTTGAGGCAAGGACAAGCGAACCGGGAAGAGGGTCCATTAGGCCGTTTCTACATCTCATCTCATTTGCTTTGGTTTGTTTGCTGCCACCATCGCACGCACCCTTTGCACATTTCTCCTACGCCAAACAAATCCAAAAGTCAAAACTACCCCTACCCACCATGGACGTAGGAGTCGCCGACGATCATTCCCCGGAAGCCACAATATCGCGGTGGAAATTTTCGGTGTCGCGGCAGTACCAGCACATGCTGGACAAAACGACGCCGCACGTCCTCCGCCGCTGGATCGGGTGTCTGGTGGTGGCTGCCGTCTACGTCCTCCGCGTGTACTTGGTTCAAGGCTTTTACATCGTCTCCTACGCCCTCGGTATTTACATCCTCAACCTCCTCATCGGCTTCCTCTCCCCTCAGGTCGATCCCGAGATTCATGACGGCCCCACCCTCCCCACCAGAGGATCCGATGAGTTTCGCCCCTTCGTTCGCCGCCTCCCGGAGTTCAAGTTCTGGTACTATTCCCTTCCACTAATCCTCCCTTCCTCCTAGGGTTTTGTACTCCACCACCTACTTCTGTTGTAATATTATCTTGTTAGCGTCTTTGGTTCTAACTCCAAGATTTGATTTCGACTTATCGTTTCAGACTCCTAATCAGCTTGCCTAAGAATTTAcagattaattaaataaagggAATTTAATTAAACTTCCTGCACTGCATTTATCACAAACACCAACAATTTAACCTGGACTTATGGAGAAGTTACATGAGGGTCTGGGGGACTGACCTTATGAATAAAAGCTGaggaaaattttcatttattttatccaaatttatgctcaatatttttctgttttttaaaattcaagtttTAGAGTATTTGTATGCTTGATCTGTCCGTCACTGTACTCGAAATTGTCTAGATTTTCGTTCAAGCGAATTATGGATATTGAAAATGCCACATTCTGATGACCATACTGGCTTGCATGTTATCCTTGATGAGTAGGAGGGTATAACAATCTTGTGTTTGATTTTATTACATTTCTGTGTTTAATTATTAGTCTATGGTTTCGCTTCCGAGGAGATCAATCTTCATTCACGAGCATTAGTATTGTGCTTTGTTGTAATTGTCATTTGTGGGGGTAGCTAATGTTTTGTTATTTACGGTTTGGATTTAACGTGCAGATGGTTGTTTTTACTGAAAGCTTCTGAACTTTTTGTTCATGGGCAGGTACTCGATCACAAAGGCGTTTTGCATTGCATTTGTGATGACTTTCTTTAGTGCCTTTGATGTTCCAGTATTCTGGCCGATACTCCTTTTCTACTGGGTGGTCCTTTTCACACTTACAATGAGGAGACAGATTTCACACAtgatcaaatataaatatgttcCATTCTCATTTGGGAAACAGGTAGATTCAGTATAATTTCTTCCCATTCAAAATTGTCGTGGCAAGCAAATATTGGTTATTCATTCATTAATGTTGTTATCAGGATTGCATCCTTGTTGCTAATAGTAAGCATTTTGTCTATTTTACTTTTAGCGCTATGATGGAAAGAGAGCACCAGCAGATAGCACAAGTCCAACCGCGGACTGAAATTTTCAGTTTAATTGAACTTTATTTGCTACATTTAAGTCACAATCCCAAATGTGGCTTGATACCATCTACAGTATTTGCTACAATTAACAGCTGGAGCAACCTGAGGATTTGGTGGCTGTGGAAGATTGCTTTGAGGTCTAGCATGGACGTATGACATCTGGATGTTCAACTCCCTATTGAGCAACTGTTTGGACATCTTCAATGTTTCTACTCCCTGGTAGATGCTTTAGTCTTGGGGAGATGTTGGGGGCTCTCTCTTTCATCTCCCTTCTCGTGaaatcctttttcttttctttttctttataggTAGTCAAATGCTAAACTCTTATTGCTGAATTCTAGTTAAATAACGAGAATTTAAGACGCCTTTGCTAAAGGAATCCCCTTCATTATTTGCAATGGGGTGTTAACtctttttccattgtattttttttcttctaatcatGCGATTTTCAGGAactcatttttttctataaatgtGCTTATGCAATACTACTACTCCCTCCAGGCTTTCTTGGCATTATTGTGATGTGtgtatcttatatatatatatatatatatatatatatatatatatatattatgaatgaGCTTGTCCACACTTCTGGCTGTAAGACTGATATCCCCTGGAGGTGTCAAAGTTGCTCTTCACAAGGCCTTTCTCATGGTTCAAACCTCCCTCTATCTGCAGAATGTCCTCAaccacaaatatttttttaaagccAAGTACTTGTTCATGAAtcagtaataaaatatttttataactctTTTTAATTGGTGTTTCTGTAACCGAGTTGAATCGCGTTGTATGATTCATATGGTTTGATTATATCTAATGGAACAAGGTCGATCTTATATCAAATggcaattttaattttttattttgatggaATCACTTGGTCGGGTTGGTCATATGGTATGGGACTTCTTTCCTTTGCAAAGGATTTCTTGCCACACCATTGGTTGAGGAAAATTTCCCATTGATCTTGATGTGCATCTCTCATCAGAAACATATTATGTACCACTACAGTTTTGTGTACTGATTACTTttattacacacacacacacacacacacacacacatatatatatatatatatatatatatatatatatatatgctctTTTCGTTGTCTCGACCCTTCTTTGTATCTGACTGTCTCAGCTCACTAACATACTTTTTTCCTAAATGTAATGGTATCTGCAACTCCCTCATTCCAGTAAGCCAAGTGAGCTTAAAGTCACCATTATAAAGGCCCCGTTGCCATGATCATAGAAAACACCGGTTATTTGTAGTTCAACCAAAATAGTTGTTCAGAGAAGCGATGGTGATCGCCTGAATGTTAGAGTATTGATCTTCGCACCACAAGAATTTTGTGCTACTATTGTAAACTGAAAAACGTAATGTTCCATATTCTAGCCTTCAATTTATTCCGACATTTTGTGTGGGAAACAGACGTCCATGTTAGAACAAaggtgttttttctttttttttttatgaagggCACAACACAGGCTACATATGATCGATGAAGGAAGTTTGGAATTATAATTGGAAGTACTGTTTGCAGAAATCGAGTTTGTGCGTGTCTGAGAGAGATATGGTGCTTAGTTTCAAAAAGCAGGTCGTGGGTTCAACCGATAAAggtaaaaaaatgttcaatatgAGTTCCAATGTTTTAATCTCAACTCCGCATTTGTTTATGAATATAccaattatgaaaataatttaaaaatcataggTTAAACTCTGGAAGTTGTATTCCAACATGGCGAACTTCCGTGTAGGTCCAAACCTTTCCTTCGAAAGTGTTCTTTCTTTGAAACTGCCTAGTACCAAGTGCTTACGTTTATATTGAAGCAAGAAAAAATGTTATGTTAATCATATTTACACACGTTACTTTGTAACACTTTCCCTATCTAATTAAGGTTCGTTTTGTATTGCTTCGACACACACTTGGACTTTGATTCTATCGAACTGTGAAAGTTGAATAGTACACCTTCAAAtgcatttttattcataattagCTCGATTGTACTTCAAAATCAACCTTTTGCCATgtctgaaaaagtaaaataaaaaacatgtcTTTCCTGCAATGTATAAGTGTTTCAGGTATGGGATAGGAGATCAATATCAAGACACTACTTCAcactttttttctaaatctattAAAGTCACTTTTGGTTTTCTTTATAAAGTTCTCCTAAATCTTTAGTATTGCAACAAACAgttttaaatttacaataaatataataatttacttttctaatggatttttaattaaaatttatttaatcacaatccaaaaattgataaaagtgTTTTACTTGTAAATGTGTTTAATTTGTAATGTAAACACCTAATAAATGTCTGACCGAATAGTGGCTCAGT harbors:
- the LOC108335080 gene encoding protein RER1A, producing MDVGVADDHSPEATISRWKFSVSRQYQHMLDKTTPHVLRRWIGCLVVAAVYVLRVYLVQGFYIVSYALGIYILNLLIGFLSPQVDPEIHDGPTLPTRGSDEFRPFVRRLPEFKFWYSITKAFCIAFVMTFFSAFDVPVFWPILLFYWVVLFTLTMRRQISHMIKYKYVPFSFGKQRYDGKRAPADSTSPTAD